In one window of Aquimarina spinulae DNA:
- the xerA gene encoding site-specific tyrosine recombinase/integron integrase, producing MKWDHAIKDYKHYLKIERGLSENSIINYTLDIQRLLKFLEHQDIATTPLSIEKEILQQFIFEIAKLVNPRSQSRIISGLKSFFNYLVFEDYRESNPMELIESPKIGRKLPDTLSVEEIDLIIAQIDLGKPEGERNRAIIETLYGCGLRVSELITLKKSSLFFDEGYISVTGKGDKQRFVPIGETTQKYINIYTAEIRNHIDIKKGHEDTLFLNRRGRQLTRAMIFTIIKRLVEKAGIHKQVSPHTFRHSFATHLLENGADLRAIQLMLGHESITTTEIYMHIDRSHLSEVIHSFHPRR from the coding sequence ATGAAATGGGACCACGCGATAAAAGACTACAAACATTACCTGAAAATTGAAAGAGGATTGTCTGAAAATTCAATTATTAACTACACTCTTGATATTCAGCGGTTATTAAAATTTCTCGAACATCAAGATATAGCAACTACTCCCCTTTCTATTGAAAAAGAGATACTTCAGCAGTTTATTTTTGAAATAGCAAAACTGGTTAACCCGCGTTCCCAATCAAGAATTATTTCTGGATTAAAAAGTTTCTTTAATTATCTTGTTTTTGAAGATTATAGAGAATCTAATCCAATGGAACTTATAGAATCTCCAAAAATAGGTAGAAAACTACCCGACACGCTATCTGTTGAAGAAATAGATCTCATTATTGCCCAAATCGATCTTGGTAAACCAGAAGGAGAGCGTAATCGTGCAATTATTGAAACTCTTTATGGATGCGGTTTACGAGTAAGCGAGCTTATCACTTTAAAAAAATCCAGTCTTTTTTTTGATGAAGGGTACATTAGTGTTACCGGAAAAGGTGATAAACAACGTTTTGTACCTATAGGAGAAACCACTCAAAAATATATCAATATTTACACTGCCGAAATTCGTAACCATATTGATATTAAAAAAGGGCATGAAGACACCTTATTTTTAAACAGAAGAGGTAGACAACTCACCCGGGCAATGATTTTTACAATCATAAAACGATTGGTAGAAAAAGCAGGAATCCATAAACAGGTTAGCCCACATACTTTTAGACACTCCTTCGCTACTCATCTTTTAGAAAATGGTGCCGATTTAAGAGCTATTCAATTAATGTTGGG